The Anguilla rostrata isolate EN2019 chromosome 2, ASM1855537v3, whole genome shotgun sequence genome contains the following window.
ttcacCATAATCCAGAACTAGATGATTAACATTGATTCTCCATCACTGAAACTGTTTGTGACTTGATAATATACACCTATGAGGCTAAATGTTGAGCTTTACATATCTGTACATCATGCAGGTTCCAGAACAATAAACTATGATGATGGTAGCATTGCCTCAAATATTGCAAAAGCACATCAACTTCTGGAGAGCTCATTAAATGACATTATCCATTCCCCAATAAAAAGGCCATTTACTGGCATATAGATTTTTCCCCTTGACTgtcagacagattttttttattactttaccTCAAAATAATGCTACATTTCATCACTCATGTAGCCACTGCAGACCCTTTGGAAACTGGTTTTGCAGTTAAGGAAAGATTTACATCAAAAGGGGAAACTGACCAGGTGAAATGAATATGTGAGAAGCTGCAGAATATCCTTATGGCAGattattttgcatattatttGTTTGGTACAAGTGTTTTACACCTTTTGTCTTACACCATTTGAAATGGTGCTATTCTTTTCTCTTTAGAACCTACAAACTACATAAGCAGAATTTTAAAAGCAGATGGGACTAATATTTAAAACGATCACTATGTCCGTAAGTGTCAGGCCTACCTTAGCCACAGCAGTATTCTTGATTGATACATTGCATGAAGGAGAGAAACATGCAGTAATTTCCAACCATATCTGTCCTGAGCAGAGAGAAGTATGAACTTGTTTGTGCACAGGCTGACATCTCCCTTCTAATATGAGCAACACCACAAGTTCTTGTTTGTTCATCTACACGGCCAGCCTCagatatacatactgtatttttacagtcaAGTTTCAAATGCATAAACTGCTTGGCCACTAAAAGGCAGCACGCAGAAATATGCTTTTGTGAGATGCTTTAGGAACACAGTGAGAAAGTCCATTCTATATTTCACTATCGTTTTTTCCCCGGAACAAAAATCTGTAATATTCCCCATGAAAATGGAATCTTTAGGATGAACAGACTGAGTCGGCTCCAGTGGTCTGTTcccccttaaaaaaatataggGCCTCCCAGACTGCAGTTAGGGTCACATTGTCCAGAAGTGCAGATTGAGGTGCTGCGGCTCCAGAAGGTGAACTGAAGCTCCCGGAGCACTACAGAGAGGGGGTCTGAAGCCAGGGAGGGGGTCTGGGGTGGAGAGGATGTAGTCGATGCTGAACTTGATCTCCGAGTCGGGTTTTCCCAGGGATGGGTTGAGCTGGGCCTGCCTGTGGCTTGGGTCGGTCGGGTAGAAGGGGTCGGTGTCCAGCTGCCTGACCGCGGGCCCATGCGGGCCGTCCACGGGTAAGAAAGGCTCGGCCGGCTCCCGGAAGCCCATCTTCACATTGCGCCTGCGCCGGCGGCGCCGAAAGTTGCCGTTCTCAAAGAGATCCAGCATGGACTCACAACCTGTGGCAAATGTCCAGTAGTTACCTTTCCCTTTCTCATTGCCCTCCG
Protein-coding sequences here:
- the foxl3 gene encoding forkhead box L3; this translates as MFDNSQYPYNCFNYDGDGYPTCSTEEEKKMCRPAYSYIALIAMAIQQSPENRVTLSGIYEFIMKRFPYYRSNQRAWQNSIRHNLSLNSCFIKVPRTEGNEKGKGNYWTFATGCESMLDLFENGNFRRRRRRRNVKMGFREPAEPFLPVDGPHGPAVRQLDTDPFYPTDPSHRQAQLNPSLGKPDSEIKFSIDYILSTPDPLPGFRPPLCSAPGASVHLLEPQHLNLHFWTM